The proteins below come from a single Molothrus ater isolate BHLD 08-10-18 breed brown headed cowbird chromosome 3, BPBGC_Mater_1.1, whole genome shotgun sequence genomic window:
- the GPR6 gene encoding G-protein coupled receptor 6 has protein sequence MEVAAALNESGAAAPRLPAGGGNSSLELSSRPPAPAALNPWDVMLCVSGTAIACENALVVAIICYSPALRTPMFVLVGSLATADLLAGLGLILNFVFQYVIPSETVSLLTVGFLVASFAASVSSLLAITVDRYLSLYNALTYYSERTVLCIHTMLAGAWGVSLCLGLLPVLGWNCLHDRTSCSVVRPLTKSNVTLLSASFFLIFLIMLHLYIEICKIVCRHAHQIALQQHFLTASHYVTTKKGVSTLAIILGTFGASWLPFAIYCVVGDPDYPSVYTYATLLPATYNSMINPIIYAYRNQEIQRSMWVLFCGCFQAKVSFRSRSPSDV, from the coding sequence ATGGAGGTGGCGGCAGCCCTGAACGAGAGCGgagcggcggccccgcggctGCCGGCCGGCGGCGGCAACTCCTCGCTGGAGCTCTCGTCGCggccccccgcgcccgccgccctcAACCCCTGGGATGTGATGCTCTGCGTGTCCGGCACCGCCATCGCCTGCGAGAACGCCCTGGTGGTTGCCATCATCTGCTACTCGCCCGCCCTGCGCACCCCCATGTTCGTGCTGGTGGGCAGCCTGGCCACGGCTGACCTGCTGGCCGGCCTCGGCCTCATCCTCAACTTCGTTTTCCAGTACGTGATTCCCTCGGAGACGGTCAGCCTGCTGACGGTGGGCTTCCTCGTCGCCTCCTTCGCAGCCTCCGTGAGTAGCTTGCTGGCCATCACGGTCGATCGCTACCTCTCCCTCTACAATGCCCTCACCTACTACTCGGAGAGGACGGTGCTCTGCATCCACACCATGCTGGCCGGTGCCTGGGGGGTCTCcctctgcctggggctgctgcccgTCCTGGGCTGGAACTGCCTCCACGACCGCACCTCCTGCAGCGTCGTCAGACCCTTGACCAAGAGTAACGTGACGCTGCTGtctgcctctttctttctcattttcctcatCATGCTCCATCTCTACATCGAGATCTGCAAGATCGTCTGCAGGCATGCCCACCAGAtagctctccagcagcactttcTGACTGCCTCGCACTATGTCACCACCAAAAAAGGAGTCTCTACCCTGGCTATCATCCTTGGGACTTTCGGAGCCAGCTGGCTGCCTTTTGCCATCTACTGTGTGGTGGGGGATCCTGACTACCCCTCTGTGTACACGTACGCCACGCTCCTGCCTGCCACCTACAACTCCATGATCAACCCCATCATTTATGCCTACAGAAACCAGGAAATCCAGAGGTCCATGTGGGTGCTCTTCTGTGGTTGCTTTCAGGCTAAAGTGTCCTTTCGCTCCCGGTCCCCCAGCGATGTCTGA